The Arthrobacter sp. NicSoilC5 genome has a window encoding:
- a CDS encoding NfeD family protein — MFEWLGENWWALWLTAFLAFAVIEMITLDLFFIMLGGGSLAALVADFAGAEPWLQVVIFCIVSLLMVAFVRPVALSHLKKGPSEQRTNVDRLIGEPAVVMEAVTSDGGLVKIGGDIWSARSAAGVLPAGQTVVVAAIDGATAVVSVPPTAATGPDTA; from the coding sequence ATGTTCGAATGGCTTGGGGAAAACTGGTGGGCGCTGTGGCTCACGGCTTTCCTGGCGTTTGCAGTGATCGAGATGATCACCCTTGACCTGTTTTTCATCATGCTTGGCGGCGGATCGCTCGCCGCACTGGTAGCCGATTTTGCCGGCGCCGAGCCCTGGCTCCAGGTAGTCATCTTCTGCATCGTGTCGCTGCTCATGGTGGCCTTTGTCCGGCCCGTGGCACTGTCCCACCTGAAGAAGGGCCCCTCCGAGCAGCGAACCAACGTGGACCGTCTGATCGGTGAGCCGGCCGTGGTGATGGAGGCCGTGACGTCCGACGGCGGCCTGGTGAAAATCGGCGGCGATATATGGAGTGCGCGCTCCGCTGCGGGAGTGCTTCCCGCAGGACAGACGGTGGTCGTAGCGGCCATCGACGGCGCAACAGCAGTGGTTTCGGTACCGCCCACGGCGGCCACCGGGCCTGATACAGCCTGA